The Thermofilaceae archaeon sequence TTCAGACTCGGGTTTCACAAACCTAAGTGCGAATAACGCGCGCGTACGCTTGACGTACTCTATTAGGAGGAGCGAATCGTAAACGTTAGCGAGCTCTGCCGGTTCCGCATCTTCCACGAGCGGTAAATTAATTGCGGCAGCCAGCTCGTGTCCGAACTCTAGAGCTTCCTGCTCCCGCTGAACCAGAACCGCTAAGCTTCTAGGGGGTTGCGGTTTTGCGGCCAGCTCGCGCGCCAATTTTACACCGCTAAGCTTCAACACTAGGGAGGTGTATGGGGGATCTAGCGTCTTGAAAATTTCAATCCGACCAGGGTTACCCCTTAATCCTCTTCCAACGATCAGAACCCTAAGAGCTCCGAGAGCTTTAGCCTGGAGAAGCACATCAAGCAGCCTACTCTTACCCCTATTAACCTTGAGTGCGTTAGGAAGGGATAAGGCAAGTTCTTTCGCGAGGGATCTCACGCGGGGATTGGATCTATGGGTTGTTGTGATGAGGTAGTGGTAGGTCAACGTCTTACCATTCGCTTAATGCTTTTAAGCTCTTCACTCGTGAAAGTCCTACCGAGCTCTGTGCGTGGCACGTAAGCTCCACCTGCAAACGTGTAGCCGCATTTCCTGCAGCTCCATATACCCACGCTCACCCTGCGGAGTCGGCCGCGGGTGAAGCAGCGGGGGCACCTGTGAGGACCCCTCATCTTGGCCTCAATAGCCGCTACCTTATGCCTGAGTGTGGAACCATACCTTGCTCCGAAGCGCCCAGCAGAGCCTACAACCTTTGTTCGTCCCATGGAAAATCGTGGAGCTGTGCAGGGAGGCTATTTAAATTTGTCACGTGCTGAACCGTGGTGTGGCGCTTATCAATGTAGGACGGAAGTATTACGGCTAGTGTCGCTCGGCGCTCGCATATAGGTCACACATATACAGCTGGCAGTGCAGGTGAAGAGGGCATTAGCTGAGAGAGCCATGGTATCGCTCGTGCTCATGGCGCTAGGGTACTTGACGTTTAGAGGCGATCTCTCCGGTGAACGTGGCATGCTTCTGCTAGCGGGGCTCTCACTTTCGCTGGTGCTACCAGGTCTGGGAGTAGCTGCGTTTGCGCTCCCGATGCTCATGTACGTGGGTGAGGGGCACCCTCTTACTCTGCTCCTCACGGCTCCTGTAGTTGTGCTCGCGCTCCGCTTCTGGCCTCAAGCCTGCGCGTGGCTCGCATCCGTTGTGCTCGAGGATCCGCTCGTTAGCTACCTGGCGGCCACCGCATTGCTGTATTCTCTGAAGTTTGCATCTCCAAACGCTGCGGCTTTCCTGATGTTCTTCTACGTCCTCTCAGCGGGCTTTAAGCTGGCTCGCTCAGTGCCGCCCGGCTCTGTGGGCTGTCAGCGATTGGTCGTTGCTCGAGGTTTAGCAAGCCTGCCTGAAAGCGATTGGGTGGAGCTTGCCGGCGAGTGGTTTTTCACGAACCTTATAGGCCCACCCCGCCTCCTACTCCTTGCGCTAACTTATGCTGCAGCTGGAGCGGCAGCCTCCAAGCTCCAAAGGCTTGAAGCTACTAGGCTGGCCGGCGTACTACCTTCGCTGGTAATCGTACTCGCGTTAAACGTCGTGGCGAGCACAATGGGGGTCAAGCCG is a genomic window containing:
- a CDS encoding 50S ribosomal protein L37ae encodes the protein MGRTKVVGSAGRFGARYGSTLRHKVAAIEAKMRGPHRCPRCFTRGRLRRVSVGIWSCRKCGYTFAGGAYVPRTELGRTFTSEELKSIKRMVRR